The Choristoneura fumiferana chromosome 10, NRCan_CFum_1, whole genome shotgun sequence genome has a segment encoding these proteins:
- the LOC141432278 gene encoding uncharacterized protein, giving the protein MAGPSGVAAAGSCDSLPAIASSSDEDEEYAAAMPRPTGSSGRRLNPYSDELKAMWNWRKIFSKLRTTEQCIQFAEERGLRPTEKMCTYHRKTLTKEAGQVGKFRCRKSNCRTKPVSRHGISNSTSTEGSLF; this is encoded by the exons ATGGCTGGTCCCAGTGGAGTAGCAGCAGCTGGCTCTTGTGATAGCCTACCAGCTATCGCTAGTTCTTCGGACGAGGACGAGGAATATGCTGCTGCGATGCCCCGACCTACTGGGTCATCCGGCAGAAGGCTTAATCCTTACTCGGATGAGTTGAA AGCCATGTGGAACTGGAGAAAAATCTTCTCCAAATTGAGAACAACGGAGCAATGTATCCAGTTTGCGGAGGAGAGAGGTCTCCGTCCAACTGAGAAAATGTGCACCTACCACCGCAAGACATTGACTAAAGAAGCTGGACAAGTTGGAAAATTCAGATGCCGAAAAAGCAACTGCCGGACCAAACCAGTCTCCCGTCAcggaataagtaatagtacaagtacagaaggttctctcttttga